In Hamadaea flava, a genomic segment contains:
- the galK gene encoding galactokinase, whose protein sequence is MTAAARAHGLFQHLYGIEPVGIWAAPGRVNLIGEHTDYNDGFVLPFALPHRTSVAADVLPEQRWAVTSELTGETVEFTLDAKVDGWAAYVAGVVWVLAEQGHRVPGARLTVASDVPIGSGLSSSASLECAVLTALVDLAGLDIPIADRPRLAQRVENDYVGVPTGILDQSASILCTAGNALFMDCRSLRTEQIPFDLAADGLAILVIDTRAPHQHAGGEYAARRAACEQAAAELGVAALRDAVPADLDRLSDDLLVRRARHAITENQRVLDTIELLRSGRHREIGPLMTASHASLRDDFEVTVPELDVAVTAALTAGAYGARMTGGGFGGCVIALVDADRVDNVADAVAKAFAEHGFAEPAAFKAVPSAGAGPV, encoded by the coding sequence ATGACAGCAGCCGCCCGCGCTCATGGCCTTTTCCAGCACCTCTACGGGATTGAGCCGGTCGGCATCTGGGCCGCGCCCGGCCGCGTGAACCTCATCGGCGAGCACACCGACTACAACGACGGCTTCGTCCTCCCCTTCGCGCTGCCGCACCGCACCTCCGTCGCCGCCGACGTGCTGCCCGAGCAGCGCTGGGCGGTCACCTCGGAGCTGACCGGCGAGACCGTCGAGTTCACCCTGGACGCCAAGGTCGACGGCTGGGCGGCGTACGTGGCGGGCGTGGTCTGGGTGCTGGCCGAGCAGGGCCATCGCGTCCCCGGCGCCCGGCTCACCGTCGCCTCCGACGTCCCGATCGGCTCCGGGCTGTCCTCGTCGGCCTCGCTCGAATGCGCTGTGCTGACCGCCCTCGTCGACCTGGCCGGGCTGGACATCCCGATCGCCGACCGGCCTCGGCTCGCCCAGCGGGTCGAGAACGACTACGTCGGCGTACCGACCGGCATCCTGGACCAGTCCGCCTCGATCCTCTGCACCGCCGGCAACGCCCTCTTCATGGACTGCCGCTCGCTGCGTACCGAGCAGATCCCGTTCGATCTGGCCGCGGACGGCCTGGCCATCCTGGTGATCGACACCCGCGCGCCGCACCAGCACGCGGGCGGCGAATACGCCGCGCGCCGGGCGGCCTGCGAGCAGGCGGCGGCGGAACTCGGGGTGGCCGCCCTCCGCGACGCGGTCCCGGCCGATCTGGACCGGCTCTCCGACGACCTGCTGGTACGCCGTGCGCGCCACGCGATCACCGAGAATCAGCGGGTGCTGGACACCATCGAGCTGCTGCGCTCGGGCCGGCACCGGGAGATCGGGCCGCTGATGACCGCGTCGCACGCGTCGCTGCGCGACGATTTCGAGGTGACCGTGCCGGAGCTGGACGTCGCGGTGACCGCAGCGCTGACCGCAGGGGCCTACGGTGCCCGGATGACCGGCGGCGGCTTCGGCGGCTGCGTCATCGCCCTGGTCGACGCCGACCGGGTGGACAACGTCGCCGACGCGGTCGCCAAGGCGTTCGCCGAGCACGGTTTCGCCGAGCCGGCCGCGTTCAAGGCCGTCCCGAGCGCCGGCGCCGGCCCCGTCTGA
- a CDS encoding YihY/virulence factor BrkB family protein: protein MAIFRRIQRVGSAMLERYEDSVAAARKRSSAFDNVWAAKERYSEVLGGRLAAAIAYYAFFALFALSLVAFSVFGIVFSSNDTVKGAVTDWLAQTLPTFQPEQLQANSTAIGIFGLVGLVFTGLGWVDAFRTSQRAIWRLEQHPGNLFVRRVVDLGMLLALTLVLGLSLAVIDLSAALFGWISGDTSSVWLTVATVAVTLLVNSFIGAALLTVLPRLHVQPRRLIPPAITVGIGVSLLNWGGRAYFTHSLRFYPTATVIATTGVLLLYLYFFNQIVLWGAALAASSTRGRFIDLAAGPRPADSPEGRSEPTDPPADSPAGGASGSPAT, encoded by the coding sequence GTGGCGATCTTCCGACGGATCCAGCGGGTTGGCAGCGCGATGCTGGAGCGCTATGAAGATTCCGTGGCCGCCGCACGGAAGCGCTCCAGTGCCTTCGACAACGTCTGGGCCGCGAAGGAACGCTACTCGGAGGTGCTCGGCGGGCGGCTCGCCGCCGCGATCGCCTACTACGCCTTCTTCGCGCTCTTCGCGCTGTCCCTCGTCGCGTTCTCGGTCTTCGGCATCGTGTTCAGCTCGAACGACACCGTCAAGGGAGCCGTCACCGACTGGCTCGCGCAGACGCTGCCGACCTTCCAGCCGGAGCAGCTGCAGGCCAATTCCACCGCGATCGGGATCTTCGGTCTGGTCGGCCTGGTGTTCACCGGGCTCGGCTGGGTCGACGCCTTCCGCACCTCGCAGCGGGCGATCTGGCGGCTGGAGCAGCACCCGGGCAACCTCTTCGTCCGCCGGGTGGTCGATCTGGGGATGCTGCTGGCGCTGACGCTGGTTCTAGGACTGTCGCTGGCCGTGATCGACTTGTCGGCCGCCTTGTTCGGCTGGATCTCCGGCGACACGTCCTCGGTCTGGCTGACGGTGGCGACCGTGGCCGTGACGCTCCTGGTCAACAGCTTCATCGGGGCGGCGCTGCTGACGGTGCTGCCGCGGTTGCACGTCCAGCCGCGGCGGCTGATCCCCCCGGCGATCACGGTCGGCATCGGGGTGTCGCTGCTCAACTGGGGCGGCCGGGCGTACTTCACCCATTCGCTGCGGTTCTATCCGACCGCCACGGTGATCGCGACGACCGGCGTACTGCTGCTCTACCTGTACTTCTTCAACCAGATCGTGCTGTGGGGCGCGGCGCTGGCCGCCAGTTCGACCCGTGGCCGGTTCATCGACCTCGCCGCGGGGCCGCGCCCGGCCGATTCCCCCGAGGGCCGATCGGAGCCGACGGACCCGCCAGCCGATAGTCCCGCTGGGGGTGCCAGCGGTTCTCCGGCGACTTGA
- a CDS encoding 2'-5' RNA ligase family protein gives MTQTVRIGVAVDVPPPWGPQLTRHRIEAGDPLGAAIPAHVTLLGPTEIDATELAAIERHLATVAAEHGEFELLLRGTGTFRPITEVVFVAVAAGISECEQLAAAITATPELQRPRHYPYHPHVTIAQDVPEPALDDVFEKLAGFEARFDVSEFTLFTHTGDIKSPENRWHPQRDYRLAGPSAPIGPRGNRPGAAPRRGR, from the coding sequence ATGACGCAGACCGTCCGCATCGGCGTGGCGGTCGACGTCCCGCCCCCGTGGGGACCACAGCTCACCCGCCATCGCATCGAGGCGGGTGATCCACTCGGCGCGGCCATCCCCGCGCACGTCACCCTGCTCGGGCCGACCGAGATCGACGCGACCGAGCTGGCCGCGATCGAGCGGCACCTCGCCACGGTGGCCGCGGAACACGGCGAGTTCGAGCTGCTCCTCCGTGGCACCGGCACCTTCCGGCCGATCACCGAGGTCGTGTTCGTGGCCGTCGCGGCCGGGATCAGCGAATGCGAGCAGCTGGCCGCCGCGATCACCGCCACACCGGAACTCCAGCGGCCGCGGCACTACCCCTACCACCCACACGTGACGATCGCTCAGGACGTGCCCGAGCCGGCCCTCGACGACGTCTTCGAGAAACTGGCCGGGTTCGAGGCCCGGTTCGACGTCAGCGAGTTCACGCTGTTCACGCACACGGGCGACATCAAGTCGCCGGAGAACCGCTGGCACCCCCAGCGGGACTATCGGCTGGCGGGTCCGTCGGCTCCGATCGGCCCTCGGGGGAATCGGCCGGGCGCGGCCCCGCGGCGAGGTCGATGA
- a CDS encoding sulfate adenylyltransferase subunit 1 codes for MTVSPVDKVDMLRFATAGSVDDGKSTLIGRLLYDTKSLFTDQLEAVEAVSAARGDEYTNLALLTDGLRAEREQGITIDVAYRYFATPRRKFIIGDTPGHIQYTRNMVTGASTADLAIILVDARKGLVEQSRRHAFLCSLLRVPHLVLCVNKMDLVDYSQEVFDAIADEFASFAAKLDAPDLTAIPVSALNGDNIVGRSDKMPWYEGPSLLHHLEHVHIASDRNLVDVRFPVQYVIRPQSSAVLDYRGYAGQVASGVLKPGDEVLVLPSGLTTRIAGIDTADGPVDEAFPPMSVTVRLEDEIDIARGDLICRPHNAPAVAQDIEAMVCWMDESAPLSVGGKYAIKHTTRSVRGIVKALHYRLDINTLHRDEAASSLGLNEIGRIRLRTTQPLLVDEYRRNRTTGGFIIIDEVTNRTVGAGMIVAAS; via the coding sequence ATGACTGTATCTCCGGTCGACAAAGTCGACATGCTCCGGTTCGCCACCGCCGGATCGGTCGACGACGGCAAGTCGACCCTCATCGGGCGGCTGCTCTACGACACCAAGTCGCTGTTCACCGACCAGCTCGAAGCGGTCGAGGCGGTCAGCGCCGCCCGGGGCGACGAGTACACCAATCTCGCGCTGCTGACCGACGGCCTGCGAGCGGAACGCGAGCAGGGCATCACCATCGACGTCGCGTACCGGTATTTCGCCACGCCCCGGCGCAAGTTCATCATCGGCGACACCCCCGGGCACATCCAGTACACCCGGAACATGGTCACCGGGGCGTCCACGGCGGACCTCGCGATCATCCTGGTGGACGCCCGCAAGGGCCTGGTCGAGCAGTCCCGGCGGCACGCCTTCCTCTGCTCCCTCCTGCGCGTGCCACACCTGGTGCTCTGCGTCAACAAGATGGACCTGGTGGACTACTCGCAGGAGGTCTTCGACGCCATCGCCGACGAGTTCGCGTCGTTCGCCGCCAAGCTCGACGCGCCCGACCTCACCGCGATCCCCGTCTCGGCGCTCAACGGCGACAACATCGTCGGCCGCAGCGACAAGATGCCGTGGTACGAGGGCCCGTCGTTGCTGCACCACCTGGAGCACGTGCACATCGCGTCCGACCGCAACCTCGTCGACGTGCGCTTCCCGGTGCAGTACGTGATCCGGCCGCAGTCCTCGGCCGTCCTCGACTACCGCGGGTACGCCGGACAGGTCGCCTCGGGCGTACTGAAGCCCGGGGACGAGGTGCTCGTCCTGCCCAGCGGCCTGACCACACGCATCGCCGGGATCGACACCGCCGACGGCCCGGTCGACGAGGCGTTCCCCCCGATGTCGGTCACGGTCCGGCTGGAAGACGAGATCGACATCGCCCGGGGCGACCTCATCTGCCGCCCGCACAACGCGCCGGCGGTGGCCCAGGACATCGAGGCGATGGTCTGCTGGATGGACGAGAGCGCACCGCTGTCCGTCGGCGGCAAGTACGCCATCAAGCACACGACCCGTTCGGTGCGCGGCATCGTCAAGGCTCTGCACTACCGGCTGGACATCAACACGCTGCACCGCGACGAGGCGGCCTCCTCGTTGGGGCTCAACGAGATCGGGCGGATCCGGCTGCGTACGACCCAGCCGCTGCTGGTCGACGAGTATCGGCGGAACCGGACGACAGGCGGGTTCATCATCATCGACGAGGTGACGAACCGGACCGTCGGGGCGGGGATGATCGTCGCCGCGTCCTGA
- the cysD gene encoding sulfate adenylyltransferase subunit CysD has product MGQTNAAYRISHLDALEAESVFVMREVAAEFERPVLLFSGGKDSIVMLRLAEKAFHPGRIPFPVMHVDTGHNFPEVLEYRDRRVAELGVQLVIASVPEALERGLVREPADGTRNRIQTPVLLDAVEKYRFDALFGGARRDEEKARAKERVFSFRDEFGQWDPRNQRPELWSLYNSKISPGESIRVFPLSNWTELDIWHYIARERIDLPSIYFAHDREVVDRGGMLYGVNEFIRPRAGETVTKRRVRYRTVGDASMTAAVPSEADTVEKVIDEVASTRITERGATRGDDKVSEAAMEDRKREGYF; this is encoded by the coding sequence ATGGGCCAGACGAATGCCGCCTATCGCATATCGCACCTGGATGCTCTCGAAGCGGAGAGCGTCTTCGTCATGCGCGAGGTCGCTGCCGAGTTCGAGCGCCCGGTGCTGCTGTTCTCCGGCGGCAAGGACTCGATCGTCATGCTCCGGCTGGCGGAGAAGGCATTCCACCCGGGTCGCATCCCGTTCCCGGTGATGCACGTCGACACCGGGCACAACTTCCCCGAGGTGCTGGAGTACCGCGACCGGCGAGTGGCCGAACTCGGCGTCCAGCTGGTGATCGCCAGCGTCCCCGAGGCGCTGGAGCGCGGCCTGGTCCGCGAGCCCGCCGACGGCACGCGCAATCGCATCCAGACCCCGGTGCTGCTCGACGCCGTGGAGAAGTACCGCTTCGACGCCCTGTTCGGCGGGGCCCGGCGCGACGAGGAGAAAGCTCGGGCCAAGGAACGGGTCTTCAGCTTCCGCGACGAATTCGGCCAATGGGACCCGCGCAACCAGCGCCCTGAGCTGTGGTCGCTGTACAACTCCAAGATCAGCCCTGGCGAGTCGATCCGGGTGTTCCCACTGTCCAACTGGACCGAACTGGACATCTGGCACTACATCGCCCGGGAGCGCATCGACCTGCCCTCGATCTACTTCGCGCACGACCGCGAGGTCGTCGACCGCGGCGGCATGCTCTACGGCGTCAACGAGTTCATCCGCCCCCGGGCCGGCGAGACCGTCACCAAGCGGCGCGTCCGCTACCGCACGGTCGGCGACGCGAGCATGACGGCGGCGGTGCCCTCCGAGGCCGACACCGTGGAGAAGGTGATCGACGAGGTCGCCTCGACCCGGATCACCGAACGCGGCGCGACCCGAGGCGACGACAAGGTCAGCGAGGCGGCGATGGAAGACCGCAAGCGGGAGGGGTATTTCTAA
- a CDS encoding 3'(2'),5'-bisphosphate nucleotidase CysQ, with amino-acid sequence MLDAELARHLATRAGELLLGLRTELGFTDPGRLRDEGDRRSHEYLMAQLAAWRPDDSVLSEEALGARDADEAAERLGAERIWIVDPLDGTREYAEPGRTDWAVHVALWTTAAASTARRRRRTSGSSKSDQGRLAAGAIALPAQGSVLATDSAPQSPPEQTAHGAQVRIAVSRSRPPEFVARVAEELGAVPVPMGSAGAKIAAVISGEVDAYLHAGGQYEWDSAAPVAVALAQGLHASRLDGSPLIYNQADPRLPDLLVCRSRLARPLLAAVERELLSTSQAG; translated from the coding sequence ATGCTGGACGCCGAACTCGCCCGCCACCTCGCCACCCGGGCCGGAGAGCTGTTGCTCGGCCTGCGTACGGAGCTGGGCTTCACCGACCCGGGCCGGCTGCGCGACGAGGGGGACCGGCGTTCGCACGAGTACCTCATGGCGCAGCTGGCCGCGTGGCGGCCCGACGACTCGGTCCTCTCCGAGGAGGCGCTGGGCGCCCGGGACGCCGACGAGGCCGCCGAACGCCTGGGCGCCGAACGGATCTGGATCGTCGATCCGCTCGACGGCACCCGCGAGTACGCCGAACCCGGCCGTACCGATTGGGCGGTGCACGTCGCGTTGTGGACCACCGCGGCCGCCAGCACAGCGCGCCGCCGTCGGCGTACCAGTGGGTCGTCGAAGAGCGACCAGGGACGGCTCGCCGCCGGAGCAATCGCGTTGCCCGCCCAGGGCAGCGTGCTGGCCACGGACAGCGCGCCGCAGTCGCCGCCGGAGCAGACCGCGCACGGCGCCCAGGTACGCATCGCGGTGAGCCGCAGCCGGCCGCCGGAGTTCGTGGCGCGCGTGGCCGAGGAGCTGGGCGCGGTGCCGGTGCCGATGGGGTCGGCGGGCGCGAAGATCGCCGCGGTGATCTCCGGCGAGGTCGACGCCTATCTGCACGCGGGCGGGCAGTACGAGTGGGACTCCGCCGCGCCGGTCGCGGTCGCGCTGGCCCAGGGTCTGCACGCCTCCCGGCTGGACGGTTCGCCGTTGATCTACAACCAGGCCGACCCGCGGCTGCCGGACCTGCTGGTCTGCCGGTCGCGGCTGGCGCGGCCACTACTGGCGGCCGTCGAACGCGAACTGTTGAGCACGTCACAGGCTGGTTGA
- a CDS encoding sugar transferase yields MLADFLVGLGAGWLAFHLRFSQLTSYTRIYLVLSALLPIVLVSVLALARAYDTRFLYVGTDEYDRVIRGGLALTAGIAIFSYAFELPTARSYVLVALPAATATAIVVRFCLRKRLHRRRSRGECLRRVIVVGHELAVVAMTHQLRRERFHGLDVVGACVPADGDGQVGLPVFGNFDEVAEAVRRAGADTVIVLSCPELDGHRLRRMAWRLEGDDVDLIVASALMDVAGDRTTLRPVDGLPMLHVDHPRLSGGGRVVKELVDRAGAALLIGLLSPLFGLIAWRIRRDSPGPVLFRQVRVGRDGREFRIYKFRTMHVDAEARLSELRHLNENDRVLFKIRDDPRVTDVGRWLRRLSLDELPQLFNVLAGQMSLVGPRPPLPQEVAMYHDDVLRRLAVKPGMTGLWQVSGRSDLPWEEAVRLDLRYVENWSLSLDLVILLRTLTAVIRTSGAY; encoded by the coding sequence ATGCTCGCCGACTTCCTCGTCGGGCTCGGCGCCGGCTGGCTCGCCTTCCATCTGCGATTCAGTCAGCTCACCTCGTATACCCGGATCTATCTGGTGCTGTCGGCGTTGCTGCCGATCGTGCTGGTGTCGGTGCTTGCGCTCGCGCGGGCGTACGACACCCGGTTCCTCTACGTCGGCACCGACGAGTACGACCGGGTGATACGGGGCGGTCTGGCGCTGACGGCAGGGATCGCGATCTTCTCGTACGCCTTCGAGCTGCCCACAGCGCGGAGCTATGTGCTCGTCGCGCTGCCGGCGGCCACCGCGACCGCGATCGTGGTGCGGTTCTGTCTGCGCAAACGGCTGCACCGCCGACGGTCGCGGGGTGAATGCCTGCGCCGCGTGATCGTCGTCGGCCACGAGCTGGCGGTCGTCGCCATGACGCACCAGCTGCGGCGGGAACGGTTTCACGGCCTCGACGTCGTCGGCGCGTGCGTGCCGGCCGACGGCGACGGACAAGTGGGACTGCCGGTCTTCGGCAACTTCGACGAGGTGGCCGAGGCGGTACGCCGGGCGGGTGCGGACACCGTGATCGTGCTGAGCTGCCCCGAACTGGACGGGCATCGGCTGCGGCGGATGGCTTGGCGGCTGGAGGGCGACGACGTCGACCTCATCGTGGCCAGTGCGCTGATGGATGTGGCGGGCGATCGGACGACGCTGCGCCCCGTCGACGGCCTGCCGATGCTGCACGTCGACCACCCCCGGTTGTCCGGGGGTGGTCGGGTCGTCAAGGAGCTGGTCGACCGGGCCGGCGCGGCCCTGCTCATCGGGCTCCTCTCGCCGCTGTTCGGGCTCATCGCGTGGCGTATCCGCCGGGACTCACCCGGCCCGGTGCTGTTCCGTCAGGTGAGAGTCGGCCGGGACGGGCGGGAGTTCCGCATTTACAAATTCCGTACCATGCACGTCGACGCAGAGGCGCGTCTGAGCGAACTCCGACACCTCAATGAGAATGATCGGGTTCTCTTCAAGATCCGTGACGATCCGCGGGTGACCGATGTGGGGCGCTGGCTGCGCCGGCTCTCCCTCGACGAGCTGCCGCAGCTGTTCAACGTCCTCGCCGGGCAGATGTCGCTCGTGGGTCCCCGCCCGCCGCTGCCGCAGGAGGTGGCCATGTACCACGACGACGTGCTGCGCCGCCTCGCGGTCAAGCCGGGGATGACCGGCCTCTGGCAGGTGTCCGGCCGATCGGATCTGCCGTGGGAGGAAGCCGTCCGGCTCGACCTGCGGTACGTCGAGAACTGGTCGCTCTCGTTGGACCTGGTGATCCTGTTGCGCACGCTCACCGCCGTGATACGCACATCTGGGGCCTACTGA